AGATCAGACAACACCTTCTGAAGCTAGATCTCCTTACAAATCCCCAAACTCATAGCCCTATATTTGGCTTCAGCACTGCTTCTAGCTGCAattctttgctttttactGCTCCAAGTAATAAGATTGCTCCACTCAAAAGTACAGTAGGCTGAGGTAGACtttctatcaacaatagatTCTGGCTAGTTAGAATTAGTGTAATCTTCAACACATCTTCTGTCAGTCTTCCTGAACTCAAACCTTTACTAGGAGTTGCTTTTAAATACCTCATAATCTTGAAAACCGCCTCCATATGGGACTCATAAGGTGCCTACATGAAATGACTAACGGTGCTCACAGCGTAGGAGATGTCAGGCCTAGTGGGAGATAAGTAAATCAGCTTTCCCACCCGACACTGATATTTCTCTATATCAATAGGAACCATGTTCCTTGAATTTTCGAGTTTGGCATTGAACTCAATGGGTGTATCAGCAGGACGACATCCTAGCATACTTGTCTCAGCTAATAAATCAAGGGTGTACTTTCTTTTGGGACACTGAGATGCCTTCTCTGGATCTAGCAATCTCCATCCTGAGAAAGTACTTCAAATTCCTCAAGtctttgatttcaaactcaaaccccatctttttctttagttgAATGATCCCATCAGTGTCATCCCAAGATAGCACAATGTCATCGACTTAGAAAATCAATACTGCAATTTTCCCTGTCTTGGAGACTTTGATGAACAAGTTGTGATCGGAGTGCCCCTTATCGTACCTCTGAGACTTGATGAAAGGGGCAAATCTATCAAACCATGTTCTTGGCGATTGTTTCAACCCGTATAGAGACTTTCGAAGCTTGCAAACCTAATTATAAATTGAAGTTTCAAATCCTAGAGACGGACTCATGTACACTTCCTCTTTTAAATTGTCATTCAAGAATGCATTATTAACATCAAGTTGATATAGGGGTCCGTCCTTATTTACTGCAACAAACAGCAAAACTCTAACAATGTTTAAATTTGCAACAAGAGAAAAAGTCTCAGAATAGTCAATCTCATCGTCTGAGTGGACTCTTTTGCAACTAGCTTGGCCTTATGTCCGTCTGCTTTGTACTTGAGTGTAAACACCTATTTGCATCCGACAATCTTGTGTCCCTTAGGGAGTGTGCAGAGATCCCAGGTCTTGTTCTTTTCTAGGGCTCTCCTCATTTCCATGACAACAGCTTACCACTTTCGACAATCTAAGGCAAGGTGCATACATTTGGGTATTATGGTAGAGTCAAAATTGATAGTAAAAGCTCTTAACTGTGGTGAGATTTTTGTATGATACATAATTAGAAATGGAGTGCTTTGTACAGGACCTAGTACCTTTCCTTAGTGTAATAGGAAGATCAAGAGATGAATCATACTTACTAGTATTTCTTGAATTGTTTGACCTAGTTTCGGTTTCAATATGTTCAGCAACAACCTCATTCTCATCAATCTTGTCCTCTCTGTCTATAATATCCCATCAATACTCACTTGCCTCACTGTCGGTATCGGAGTCAGTTGAATTCTCTTGAACCTATCATTCTCACTCATTCTGTTATTACTATGTGAGTTAGTAGAATCAGTCATATACCTTGATCTCTTATTGGTTCATAATCCTGGACTGGAGCCGTCTGAACAACAGGAGACTCAACTTCCTTTTTGAGATTCATCCTATAGTAAGTTGTCCAGGGAACTTGATTTGTGGGTAAGACTGTACTGTGAGGACTATGATCAGGTAAGGTAGCCACAGGTAAGGTAACCGCAGTAGCGCAAGTAGACTTTAAGGGAAGCATATAGTTAGATTTTTCActcactctctctctataaAGTAAGCTAACAGGAAAAAAGGGCGATCCTCAATAAAGGTGATATCCATAGTGACAAAATACATACGTGAAGAGGGGTGGAAGCATTTATAGCCTAGTTGGTGTAGAGGATATCCAACGAACACGCAAGCTTGAGCCCGATGAGTGAATTTAGTTTGGTTAGGGTCATTTAGTTTCTCCCTGAAAAATACCCTAGAGATTGTGCCACTGTATTAGATACATAAGAAGAGGGCAAAGTAGGGAACGGGGTTACTGGATTCTCAAAATACATCAGTGGAAGAGGCCTCTAGTGTATCTTCAAGTCTTGCAATTTGTTGTTGAAACATGTCCAATTGATGTTGAGCAACATCGGGAGACGAAGCTTGTACATGTGGTCGTGACTATGCGGAGGATTCACCTCAAAAGTTGAGTGAGCTTGAGGATTTCGAACCTCGGGACAGACACTAAGATTTGCAGCTAAACTAGAAGTTGGTGGTTGGACAAAACTTGACGGCGGCACGTGTGCTAGTGCATGGATTGACTGGGCAATACTAGAAGCAGGTTTGTATAAAGCGTGCACCTGTACGGGCGGTGCTACTTGAGGGTTTGGCTAGACCGGAGCTGACGGTGCATTTGATGGAGGAATCGGAGTTGGTGGCACTTGTAGGCCTTGTGCGGCTGATGGAATGTACTTGCCAGAGGAGTGCGGCTGAGTAAGGCTGGTCGTTGAGTTTTGTAGCTGCCAAAACCATTCGTCCATGGCGACGCTAATTTGAGCTTCAACGGCGGTGGCACTGATGTTACCAGCTGTCTCTTCTGCTACGGTTCCACCATGTGTAAGATCGTCTAGGGTTTCTTCAATATcatgctctaataccatattgatAGTAGAGAAAGTAGAGACAAgaaacaaacacaattttaCACAGAAACCCTAGTACATGGAATAAAACCACGATGctgataattttattattttctaatactcATAAAGGGATACAAAGGAGAAGTATTTATAGGCAACAAGAGCCTaattaatagaataaaaaatagcGCAAAGTAAATCACGTTACTACCCTTTGGGCTTTCAACAAGATCTAAGTCCATTATTTCCAACTGTTATCAACCAATGAGAAAACATACcacattttgaatttgtttaattcttttgCTTAGCCTAGGACTAAGTATTAGGGACATAAAGGTTGGAGAGTTTGAAATGCTTGTATTGACTTACCTTCTGTTATCTACTATAGGTTGGAGAGTTTGAAATGCATGTGAAGCGGAATATTGGAGTAGTAAGCGCTCCTCTCTCTGCCATTTCTCCAACAGTACCTCCGCCAATTCCATCCAAACCCATGGTTGAGTCGGCTCTTGCTGCACCAGCACCACCGATACCTTCTCCAGAGAAAGCAAATGCTTTTACCGATGTTCCCTTTAAGAAGTCGTCAAAGCTAGCAGCTTTGGAGGCATCTGGAGCAAAAGGATACGTCTTGGTAACTTCTCCTACGGTATGTAGTGCATTAATGTATAGTGCTATGTTTCATCTAAAAGATAGAATTGTGTAAACTCGGAGAAATCCTATTAACTGTAACTTTGCTTATGCTTTCACTAGGTTGGATCATTCCGAAGTGGCAGGACAGTAAAAGGACGGAGGATGCCTCCTATCTGCAAAGAGGTATTTGCTTTCAAGCCTACTTTTCATCTTCAATAAGTTAACTTTCAAATTGTTGAATcaagggagagagagaatcCTGTCACTTCAATTGAAAAATACTAGATAGTCCGAatcttcttgttctttgtaAGAAGAAAATCCCTTGTATCTGCTTGTTCTTCAGATTAACTAGAACAACCCGGCTCGTTGAAATACATGACAGTATGAGTACCTAATATATACAGCCAAGTGGACGGATACTTTGTGCTACTGGTAAAAAATTGTGattgaaacttgaaattacaatcaatcctTAGAACAAATGATCTTGTTCTATGAATGATCTACATACTTCAACTGGAGCTGTCTTTTCAGATTTCTCAGTTTATATGAAATGTGGTCATATTGATAGGGAATGCATGAATAGTCATCTCActcaaacaataaataaagcTAAAACTTGAGTTCTTAGCTTACTAGCCTTGAAAATAAACCCTAATAATTCATTGGATAGGATGGTGGAATTCGAGACCAATCCATTTATTTTGAGAGGTTGGTTCATGGGCTAACTAACCAACACATAAAAAGAGTTAATATTTGCCCACAAACATTTCCATTTTATTAGATTTCTAAATTGGGGTCCATCTAATGTAATggtagattttttaaaaaaggtcaaaacaaaatatcgCAATAACCTTCTTTggcaattttagttttagattatTGTCAAATTTAGCTAGAAATCTCATAGTTCGTGTTGCGGCTGCTTCTTTCATGCACAGAATGACTTAATAAGGGAAGGACAAGTAGTTGCATACGTGGATCAGTTTGGCTCTCAACTTCCTGTAAAGGTACCATGTTTAACCTttgaatgtatatatatctttatgCAAAACCTCCTCAATAGCAGCAGCACCCATTGATGCTAATTTTCACCCTTAAATTCATTGTTGAGCAGTCAGATGTAGCTGGAGAAGTATTGAGGATTCTCTTCAAGGAGGACGGTACGATTTTATTCTGTTTACTtcgattattttttaaaaaaattgtgggTGTGTAAAATCTTACTATGTTTATACAATTCCTCAAAGTCTGAACCTGAAGTTTCTCCATAATTGTGGAAAGTAGATCAAGATAGAAAATGAAGTACAAAGTAAAAAGTTTGAATGTGCAAGTTCAAGTTGATCAATATTTACTCTAACTTAAAACGTTGGTGAGAGTGTCCatcttaattttagttaatggTTTGCAGAGCCGGTTGGCTTTGGCGACCCCCTGATTGCTGTTTTGCCGATATTCCATGGAATCAGGTGAAACCTTTCTTGAGGATGGAGGTTTGCAATTTCTGATTCggatcattattttttttatcacctGTCTCTCTACTAAAACGTGGTTAGACAACGGAGGGCTTCATACGTACTTTGTGTAGgttttttgagttttgttacaataaaaagatttaatcAACTTACCACTTATACTTCTAATCTGGATTGgttccttttatttctttttcctttttctctttcattataattatttgtgtgTGATAGTATGACAGGTTAAACTTTTACAATCGTCTTCTTTattggataatttttttttatcctattttttgttttctttttttctctctctctcacagAAAAAGTGAACATGTTGAATGTTTGGCAAGAAACTTCCGATTTTTTTGCGTTCATGAAaccagaaaaacaaaataagtttcaacattttcttcttgaaGGTCGAGGGAGACAAAAATCTCTCCAAATTTATCCTCtctaaaattcatattctaaaatattataggTCCAAGCTGTAAGAAATCCTACACAATCCAATCAGAGTATcatcattttagaaaattgtgGGATACCAAACAAACTAAGCCAATGTTTCCATTGGGTTGGGGAATTAAAATAGGGGTGAGTGGGAGTATAGCAAATtactacaaattaattaaggatatagcaaatatttaaaagaattgcaaGTATggcaaattttaattaaatttcaaggtaaaagatgaaaataccCCTAAATGCACTTTACCTAATGTCTTCCCtcttccactttcttcttttttttcatattctgattttctttaaagattttctttttctccacaattttctctcattctccgcgattttttccatttttcatcttcCCGTTTTCTCAATTCTCCATCTTCACcgtctttttcttccttctccatcttcatcatcgtttcttttccatcttttttgtgattttctcctattttaagatcatttcttctctctgtgattttcttccatctcactttcatattttttttatatgtgattcttccctaaaattttactcatccaatttttacaatttgatttaatttcatcactctaggttgattttgttcaattcaattgattttactagtatttttatatttgaaaatgtgtgGGAATAGAGATGGTATTACACTCATAACattgattaataataattctgAATCgttgcaatatatatatatatatatatatatatataatatatatatatatatatatatatatatatcatcctAGTGTTACACTCATAGCATTATAGAAGATAGATTCTATCACTGATTGACTAATATTAATGATGGCCTAGGATACgagtctattattgatagactactatcaGTGATGGACTAGGATacatatctattattgatatactaTTAATAGTGATAACTTAGGATATCAGAGATGGTTTAGGATAGGGTTTAATATCAGTGATGATCTAGGATAGGATAtgagtctatcattgatagactactattaGTGATGGACTAGGATACGAGTTTATCATCGATAGACTACTATCATGATAACTTAGGATATTAGTGTTGCACTAGGATACATgtctatcaacaatagacTAATATCATTATGCTCATATTAACTAATCTAACTaatagtctatcagtgataacttgtattcatcaatattttaaggggaaaaaatctcaatttcttttaacttaaaattgtagaagttatagaaaaattcttaatatgttcaatttttattaatccTCGAAATAATGAAGTACAATACATGTGAAATTAAAcacacttttaaatataaaaatattggtaaaatcaattgaattgaacaaaatcaagtgatgaaattaaatcaaattgtaaaaattagatgaagtaaaattttagagaataatcacatctaaaaaaatatcaaaatgagatggaaaaaaatcgtggagagaagaaatgatcttaaaataggagaaaatcacaaagaagatggagaagaaataATGGTAAAGATGGAGAAGGGAGAAAAATACTATGGAGAAAAAGACTATGAAGAATGGAGAAAACAATggtgaagatgaaaaatggagaaaattgtgaagaaagagaaaattgtgaagatttcttttaaaacaatgataattttggaatagtttaaaaagaatacaaaatttgttatatttacaaattgtttaagaaattgttatatacttaatattttatgtcAAAAAGGTTGTTCATTATAAAATCTCATTAAAATAGGAAATTTGAGCGGctaccaaattttaaattttgactggaaaatggaaaaaaaaaaccatggtCCAAACAAACTTTATGCCAAAAAGGTTATtcgttatatttttgtttcttctcgtacatatttgttttattattatataccaCTACATGTTTAAAACAATTGTATCGTGacctatatatacacacatatttaaaataatatgtaacagtatattttattatttcttgtttGGTGTGATCAAAATTGCTAAATATTATGGTTATCTCGTTCAACTAATTATTTCATGTTATTAAATTACGTAGAATATATGAAAACTaatgcaaaatgaaagaaagaagaaacgaGGGATAAGATAAATCatgaaagaattttttttaaaacaaaatcaccaaaaaaataattaaaaggtaattttgattataatattatcataattaatcATGTaacatattaatatttaataaatacaaatcttAATTCTAGTctatttttcctattttattttttattttttaatatattattaataatatagataaatttgtcattttcatcGTATATTGATGTAAAATATGAATCCATTTATgacatttccaaaaattttgagaagttgaagattcattttataatatagtatACCATTCTAagatcaattttagaaaatagtatATCATTTTAGGTCTAAATAGTTAAAAACCTTGTTTCCTAGAGGTCACGCTGCCATTGAAAGTCCAAGGAGGTAGGGCTTTTTCCTGCATAATAAAGGTCTGCTTCTTCCTTCCAGCGCCCATCtttgattgaagaaaaatccataaaagttttttttttaaaaaaagaccTTAAAACTGAGGTTCAGAGGAAAATAAACTTACAGACAGTATGCATCCAACTCTCAAAAGAAGATTATCATCAGAGAATGATCAAATATACTTGTCTAAAGCAAAAGAGATGAAATGCAAGCTAATACAAAGGTTGAGGACGATCATAATACTTGAAAGCGAAACTGAAGCAAAATGTAGATGTACGAATTCAGCGGAAGACAAATGAGAAGAAGTGAAAGACGTGAGAACTTTTGGTAGAGTCTGAGGGGTTTAATGTAACGTGTTGGTAGAAGACGAGCGGTTAAGTAATAATGTGATGAATTTACGATTTTACCCTTAACTTAATGTTTCCTTAGCAGTGTGCACGGCGcttgaaaagttgaaataaagTGAACAAGACAAAAGGATAAATTTGTCGTTTCGAATTCCTGCATTTTCCCAGGTGGATTTTTCTCAAACTCAACGTCACtccaattttcttctctaatttaatgattttccaaaaatgaGCAGTTTcggtaaattaaattatttcctCAAAGATTCTTAATGTAGAAATATTTGtgttaattaaaacatttttaaaagttaatagtAATGGTTTAACAAGTGTCATCCCATACTATCAAGTATCAACTATGACATGCTAACTTGATGGAATCCACAAAAATAGATGTTacgtaattttttattattggcTTAAGAAAGCAAAAGtggtgaaaatattttaaaattaaataaataaaatgaagttaGACTGGTTTTAAtgtattttggaaaaaaaaaatctagaattTAAGAATCTTCCGGGGTTAGATTTTGTTCGAGTATTTTTTATACCTATACCAATCTTTcgaattatacatttttttaactcaaaTAACTCAACCATAAAGCATTTGGGTTTTGAGTTTTAATCGAGTcacttatttaaatttgtctttaaCCATATATTCTGATATACGTGAAAAAACCATCCACTCATCATAAATAACTCTCTTACATAAAATgagttattaatttatttaattaaataattaaaataataaataattaaaccatatttaattaatgtttcatttaaattaatatatttcatataaactatagttttaatttaattaataaaaaataaactaaactattaattatttgtttaataattaagtgctaaattctaaatattttatatttaatttaatacaaatttgaatcatactcaaatataaatttttctcGTAATCTAGTTTTAATATGTATCatatacatattaaattttaatctatagtttcaATATAAATCTAATGCAcgttaaattaatatttaaagtcaatcaaatattttatctctcataaattaattttgaatcatataaaaaattaaatttatataataaagtttaattataatataaactttatattataatgtatcaccgtacattatattaatttccaaagtaaatttgactatttcaaattataaccaatacaaataaatctcattaccctttacaaGCCAGGAAGGGGATCTAACAAACTTACAGATTAGAAGCTACAacaatatgagattaattggctaaacacATTAACTACATtgatcaatatttgttaactgTATACACTCCATTAAAGACTCACAGTTGAACTATTCTCACTggagatatatttttatgtccatggatatagaccaatactAGTAAGTTAGTCTTTCACAAGTGTTTGTAAAACCAGTTAGGTCAAGTTACCGTCTTACCCCTAGGTTACTtataattcttaaatattaGTGCTTCTCTATtgaacaacctgtttatggtccaaccacTAAACATAAACCCCTCTCgtgtcatagagagggtatgaccctttgttcaagtctcAAATACACCATTTAAGGAAGCACTTATCTACTTGCCCTAAAGTTgaaaatgagtgaatttcatattttgtgattatgtttccagctccCCACTCGGTCctgtcc
This DNA window, taken from Cucumis sativus cultivar 9930 chromosome 6, Cucumber_9930_V3, whole genome shotgun sequence, encodes the following:
- the LOC101221051 gene encoding uncharacterized protein LOC101221051 isoform X1 — protein: MESSASLRSFHYFAGGSRLQLIEKPSRIYVSSTNKTSIQRLSIFGKPIHNPTSQKKIAVSCTKTPEVTETGKDSAKGSLQKKPASNVTFPNGFEELLLEVCDDTEIAELKLKVGEFEMHVKRNIGVVSAPLSAISPTVPPPIPSKPMVESALAAPAPPIPSPEKANAFTDVPFKKSSKLAALEASGAKGYVLVTSPTVGSFRSGRTVKGRRMPPICKENDLIREGQVVAYVDQFGSQLPVKSDVAGEVLRILFKEDEPVGFGDPLIAVLPIFHGIR
- the LOC101221051 gene encoding uncharacterized protein LOC101221051 isoform X2, yielding MESSASLRSFHYFAGGSRLQLIEKPSRIYVSSTNKTSIQRLSIFGKPIHNPTSQKKIAVSCTKTPEVTETDSAKGSLQKKPASNVTFPNGFEELLLEVCDDTEIAELKLKVGEFEMHVKRNIGVVSAPLSAISPTVPPPIPSKPMVESALAAPAPPIPSPEKANAFTDVPFKKSSKLAALEASGAKGYVLVTSPTVGSFRSGRTVKGRRMPPICKENDLIREGQVVAYVDQFGSQLPVKSDVAGEVLRILFKEDEPVGFGDPLIAVLPIFHGIR